One window of Papilio machaon chromosome 18, ilPapMach1.1, whole genome shotgun sequence genomic DNA carries:
- the LOC106710369 gene encoding uncharacterized protein LOC106710369, with translation MACRLTIRLIVIIAVANVALSLVEKLENKTTEQKMQTVQARRQRLKTKKPASTSSSGSRQYSGELSAESMDLTESGDASDLFAIKKDSFTDAEKHGWKKYHRECHICTEDMIKKWRDPSIQWICGAYQRARRTFKSACMMYYRNCQDGTMFVEIHKGKCKDDLPGDPRPHGDHFFYEYRVVLTEESGTSLSSVEPDDTY, from the exons ATGGCTTGCCGGTTGACCATTCGGCTTATTGTGATAATCGCAGTAG ccAACGTAGCATTATCTCTGGTAGAGAAATTAGAAAACAAGACGACCGAGCAGAAGATGCAGACGGTGCAGGCGCGGCGGCAGCGGTTGAAGACCAAGAAACCTGCGTCCACCTCCTCCTCAGGATCTCGACAAT ATTCCGGCGAACTATCTGCGGAGAGCATGGACCTCACGGAGTCGGGTGATGCGAGCGACCTGTTTGCGATAAAGAAAGATAGCTTTACCGATGCTGAGAAACATGGCTG GAAGAAGTACCACCGCGAATGTCATATATGTACTGAAGACATGATAAAGAAGTGGCGCGACCCGTCTATTCAGTGGATCTGTGGCGCGTACCAGCGCGCGCGCAGGACCTTCAAGAGCGCCTGCATGATGTACTACAGGAACTGTCAGGACGGCACCA TGTTTGTTGAGATCCACAAAGGCAAATGTAAAGACGACCTGCCGGGCGATCCGCGGCCGCACGGGGACCACTTTTTCTACGAGTACCGCGTCGTGTTAACAGAGGAGAGCGGCACCAGCCTCTCTTCGGTCGAGCCCGACGACACCTACTGA